One Bradyrhizobium diazoefficiens DNA window includes the following coding sequences:
- a CDS encoding DUF2336 domain-containing protein, producing the protein MIVRQFINWIRTAPAGERAEATRALARAWLISDLSHDDRVAAEGALLMLLDDPSPLVRQAMAEAFARSTDAPASIVRALSADQPTVALPVLEHSPLLIDADLVDIVATGNDEVQCAVARRIALPVSVCAAIAEVGCAAAALELIENPQAELAPFSWNRIVERHGHLAAIREAMLVLDDIPAATRAALVAKLSETLAQFVVARNWLSADRAERMTTEARDRSTINIAARSRGDDMQGLVKHLRITGQLTAGLILRALLSSNLELFDAALAELADLPLARVSALLHDRGGNSLPALLRRAGLPEATFAAFQVALDACHEQGFVDTDDTAARLRRRMVERVLTHCETDRGATEPLMVLLRRFATESAREEARLFCDELVAEDTIDPVYDELIAA; encoded by the coding sequence ATGATTGTTCGGCAGTTCATCAATTGGATCAGGACCGCGCCCGCCGGCGAGCGGGCGGAGGCCACGCGGGCATTGGCCCGGGCCTGGCTGATCTCAGACCTTTCCCACGACGACCGCGTCGCCGCTGAAGGCGCGCTGCTGATGCTGCTCGACGACCCGTCGCCGCTGGTGCGGCAGGCGATGGCCGAGGCTTTTGCGCGCAGCACGGACGCTCCGGCATCAATCGTGCGGGCGCTGTCGGCGGACCAGCCGACCGTGGCGCTGCCCGTGCTCGAACATTCGCCGCTGCTGATCGACGCCGATCTCGTCGACATCGTCGCGACTGGCAATGACGAGGTGCAATGCGCGGTCGCCCGCCGCATCGCGCTGCCGGTCTCGGTCTGCGCCGCCATCGCCGAGGTCGGCTGTGCGGCTGCAGCACTGGAGCTGATCGAAAATCCCCAGGCCGAGCTGGCACCGTTCTCCTGGAATCGCATCGTCGAGCGTCACGGCCATCTCGCCGCGATCCGCGAGGCGATGCTGGTGCTGGACGACATTCCGGCGGCAACGCGCGCCGCGTTGGTGGCAAAGCTCTCCGAGACGCTGGCGCAATTCGTCGTGGCGCGGAACTGGCTGAGCGCCGACCGTGCCGAACGCATGACGACAGAGGCGCGTGATCGCTCCACCATCAACATCGCAGCGCGCTCGCGCGGTGACGACATGCAGGGCCTGGTGAAGCATCTGCGTATCACCGGCCAGCTCACGGCGGGCCTGATCTTGCGCGCGCTGTTGTCGAGCAATCTCGAACTGTTCGACGCTGCGCTCGCCGAACTCGCCGATCTGCCGCTCGCGCGCGTCTCCGCATTGCTGCACGACCGCGGCGGCAACAGCCTGCCCGCGCTGCTCCGCCGCGCCGGATTGCCCGAGGCGACGTTCGCGGCGTTCCAGGTCGCGCTCGATGCCTGCCACGAGCAGGGCTTTGTCGATACCGACGACACCGCGGCCCGGCTGCGCCGGCGTATGGTCGAGCGCGTGCTCACCCATTGCGAGACCGACCGCGGCGCCACCGAGCCGCTGATGGTGCTGCTGCGCCGCTTCGCCACGGAGTCCGCGCGCGAAGAGGCAAGGTTGTTCTGCGACGAGCTAGTTGCGGAAGACACAATCGATCCGGTGTACGACGAGCTGATCGCGGCGTAG
- a CDS encoding bifunctional 2-polyprenyl-6-hydroxyphenol methylase/3-demethylubiquinol 3-O-methyltransferase UbiG: protein MNEDVSQGWAASAPAWIVEQGEEGDYGRRFVLDAPMRTRVEGRGFRNALDVGCGEGRFCRIMQRAGIRTTGIDPTEALLARARELDPNGDYRLGRAETMDADASYDLVVSYLSLIDMPDLAVAIAKMVAALRPGGTLLIANLTSFNTAGQPDGWTWDGEGGARFAIDHYMDERSIWLSWRGIRIQNWHRPLSTYMTLLLDHGLLLRLFVEPEPKGGAPEAIARHRRVPYFHIMEWQKPA, encoded by the coding sequence ATGAACGAGGACGTCAGCCAGGGCTGGGCCGCGTCGGCGCCCGCCTGGATCGTCGAGCAGGGTGAGGAGGGCGACTATGGCCGCCGCTTCGTGCTGGACGCGCCGATGCGGACGCGCGTCGAAGGTCGCGGCTTTCGCAATGCGCTGGATGTCGGCTGCGGCGAGGGCCGCTTTTGCCGCATCATGCAGCGCGCCGGCATCCGAACCACCGGCATCGATCCGACCGAGGCACTGCTCGCACGCGCCCGGGAATTGGACCCGAATGGCGACTATCGGCTCGGCCGGGCCGAGACAATGGATGCCGATGCGTCCTATGATCTGGTCGTCAGTTATCTCAGCCTGATCGATATGCCCGATCTCGCCGTGGCGATCGCGAAGATGGTGGCGGCACTGCGGCCGGGCGGCACGCTGCTGATCGCCAATCTGACCAGCTTCAACACCGCCGGCCAGCCCGACGGCTGGACGTGGGACGGAGAGGGTGGCGCGCGTTTCGCGATCGACCACTACATGGACGAGCGGTCGATCTGGCTGAGCTGGCGCGGCATCCGGATCCAGAACTGGCACCGTCCGCTCAGCACCTATATGACGCTGCTACTTGATCACGGGCTGCTGTTGCGCCTGTTCGTCGAGCCGGAGCCCAAAGGCGGCGCGCCCGAGGCGATCGCCCGCCATCGCCGCGTGCCGTACTTCCACATCATGGAGTGGCAGAAGCCGGCGTGA
- a CDS encoding His-rich protein BRANT — protein MLKTISAALLAASVIAAPAFAAEAGKTTTTTPVIKADQTQTKVSNTAAKPDAKTADVKAGAKVDTKSKAMNANAAITPDEHKTVRAHRHHHKHLSARKSLKTQPGVTKPATTEKRS, from the coding sequence ATGTTGAAGACCATTTCCGCAGCCTTGCTTGCAGCCTCCGTGATCGCAGCTCCGGCTTTCGCCGCAGAAGCCGGCAAGACCACCACGACCACGCCGGTGATCAAGGCGGACCAGACCCAGACCAAGGTGTCGAACACAGCCGCGAAACCCGACGCCAAGACCGCCGACGTCAAGGCGGGTGCCAAGGTGGATACCAAGTCGAAGGCCATGAACGCCAACGCCGCGATCACGCCCGACGAGCACAAGACCGTGCGGGCGCATCGCCATCACCACAAGCATCTGTCGGCCCGGAAGTCGCTGAAGACGCAGCCCGGCGTCACCAAGCCGGCGACCACCGAGAAGCGCAGCTAA
- a CDS encoding NAD kinase — MTKPTRYDRIAFVASPSSEAEAALHQLTTQYGNCDPSEADVVVALGGDGLMLQTLHQHMRSGKPIYGMHRGTVGFLMNEYSTHDLRARLEAAHESEINPLLMRATDLNDRVHLHHAINEVYLFRQTSQAARLRILIDERERMPELIADGIIVATPAGSTAYNLSAQGPILPINAALLALTPISAFRPRRWRGALLPNTAYVVIEVLEDDKRPVAAVADHEEVRRVRRVEVLSDKTISMRMLFDPGHSLEERILREQFGS; from the coding sequence ATGACCAAGCCAACGCGATACGACCGGATCGCCTTCGTCGCCAGCCCGAGCAGCGAGGCAGAGGCAGCGCTCCACCAGCTCACCACGCAATATGGCAATTGCGATCCGAGCGAGGCCGACGTCGTGGTCGCGCTCGGCGGCGACGGGCTGATGCTCCAGACGCTGCACCAGCACATGCGCTCGGGAAAGCCGATCTACGGCATGCACCGCGGCACGGTCGGCTTCCTGATGAACGAATACTCGACGCACGATCTGCGCGCACGGCTCGAGGCGGCGCATGAATCCGAGATCAACCCGCTGCTGATGCGCGCGACTGACCTCAACGACCGCGTCCACCTGCATCACGCCATCAACGAGGTCTACCTGTTCCGGCAGACCTCCCAGGCGGCGCGCCTGCGGATCCTGATCGACGAGCGCGAGCGCATGCCAGAGCTGATCGCCGACGGTATCATCGTGGCGACGCCGGCCGGCTCGACCGCCTACAATCTGTCGGCCCAGGGGCCGATCCTGCCGATCAATGCGGCGCTGCTGGCACTGACGCCGATCAGCGCCTTCCGGCCGCGGCGCTGGCGCGGCGCGCTGTTGCCCAACACCGCCTACGTCGTGATCGAGGTTCTGGAAGACGACAAGCGCCCCGTCGCGGCGGTCGCCGACCACGAGGAGGTGCGCAGGGTCCGGCGCGTCGAGGTTTTGTCTGACAAGACCATCTCGATGCGGATGCTGTTCGACCCCGGCCACAGCCTGGAGGAGCGGATCTTGCGGGAGCAGTTCGGCTCCTAA
- a CDS encoding DUF6719 family protein, with product MRILASVVVVSCFVALPCSAQTILKSEPLMLAPYEVAFVNDASCPSGKVLKVTGAIRGLHRRRACVALAGEQASLATATP from the coding sequence ATGCGTATCTTGGCGTCGGTTGTGGTGGTCTCGTGCTTCGTCGCCCTGCCGTGCTCTGCCCAAACGATCCTTAAATCCGAGCCTCTGATGTTGGCACCTTATGAGGTCGCATTCGTCAACGACGCCTCCTGTCCGTCCGGCAAGGTGCTGAAGGTCACCGGGGCAATCCGTGGGCTGCACCGCCGCAGAGCCTGCGTGGCGCTCGCTGGTGAGCAGGCCTCGCTGGCGACCGCGACGCCCTGA
- the hisI gene encoding phosphoribosyl-AMP cyclohydrolase translates to MSAHSREIEEGLSFQPRFDASGLVTCVATDVATGDVLMVAHMNDEALRKTIATGEAWYFSRSRNALWRKGETSGQTQRVVEIRTDCDQDAVWMRVEQIGAACHTGRRTCFYRKVEAEGGGAKLVFVDAERLFDPNDVYKK, encoded by the coding sequence GTGTCCGCTCACTCCCGTGAGATCGAGGAAGGTCTTTCCTTCCAGCCGCGCTTTGATGCGAGCGGCCTCGTGACCTGCGTGGCGACCGACGTCGCCACCGGTGACGTGCTGATGGTCGCCCACATGAACGACGAGGCGCTGCGCAAGACCATTGCCACCGGCGAAGCCTGGTACTTCAGCCGCTCGCGCAATGCCTTGTGGCGAAAAGGTGAGACTTCGGGTCAGACCCAGCGCGTGGTCGAGATCCGCACTGATTGCGACCAGGACGCGGTCTGGATGCGCGTCGAGCAGATCGGCGCGGCCTGCCACACCGGCCGCCGGACCTGCTTCTACCGCAAGGTTGAGGCCGAGGGCGGCGGGGCGAAGCTCGTCTTTGTCGATGCGGAGCGGCTGTTCGATCCGAACGACGTTTATAAGAAGTAG
- a CDS encoding iron-sulfur cluster assembly scaffold protein, producing the protein MLNDIYNKRIIELAGNIPRLGRLSDPDATATAHSKLCGSTVKIDLKMEGETVTDFAHDVKACALGQASSSIMASHVVGSTASELRELRETVRKMLKENGAPPEGKWEEIKFLEPVRDYKARHASTLLTFDAVVDAIGQIEAKVKQPAPAQG; encoded by the coding sequence ATGCTGAACGACATCTATAACAAGCGGATCATCGAACTGGCCGGGAATATTCCGCGCCTCGGGCGGTTGTCGGACCCCGATGCCACCGCCACTGCCCACTCCAAGCTGTGCGGCTCGACCGTCAAGATCGACCTCAAGATGGAGGGCGAGACCGTCACCGACTTTGCGCATGACGTGAAGGCCTGTGCACTGGGACAGGCCTCTTCATCCATCATGGCAAGTCACGTGGTCGGCTCGACTGCGAGCGAACTCCGTGAGTTACGCGAAACCGTTCGCAAGATGCTGAAGGAGAACGGCGCGCCTCCTGAAGGCAAGTGGGAAGAGATCAAGTTCCTCGAGCCGGTCCGCGACTACAAGGCGCGCCACGCCTCGACGCTCCTGACCTTCGATGCCGTGGTCGATGCGATCGGTCAGATCGAAGCCAAGGTCAAGCAGCCGGCCCCTGCGCAAGGCTAA
- a CDS encoding transglycosylase SLT domain-containing protein, with product MSVDNSNASQTAATDSSRRVAGAIKQASSRTGVSFEYMLTTAKMESDFDPSAGASTSSAHGLFQFIDQTWLGTVKEAGTQLGYGNYADAISKTSSGSYTVDDPFMKRSIMKLRDDPEAASSMAAALTQSNSFKLTGLLGRRPSDSELYMAHFMGVGGAAKLIANAEDNPQAVGARLFPNAASANRSIFYAKDGRARSVSEVYSVLNARYASAANAKSTRSAMAMYGDTPSTTQVASANGVQPTAPMINGGAYLQTFPDPRSVTPVAAMSSTTLADNTPTAPAFRSIYQPGDATQPVSTTVQKLWGNNASLTSAATATPDVRPPQPLDLFSDRSGTFSS from the coding sequence ATGTCGGTCGACAATTCCAATGCCTCGCAGACGGCCGCAACAGACTCGTCGCGGCGTGTTGCGGGCGCGATCAAGCAGGCTTCGAGCCGGACCGGCGTCAGCTTCGAATACATGCTGACCACCGCCAAGATGGAATCGGATTTCGATCCGTCGGCCGGCGCCTCCACTTCGTCCGCCCACGGTCTCTTTCAGTTCATCGACCAGACTTGGCTCGGGACGGTGAAGGAGGCGGGCACCCAGCTCGGCTATGGCAACTATGCCGACGCGATCAGCAAGACATCGTCAGGCAGCTACACCGTCGACGATCCCTTCATGAAGCGCTCGATCATGAAGCTGCGCGACGATCCGGAGGCCGCATCGAGCATGGCGGCAGCACTGACGCAGTCCAACAGTTTCAAGCTCACCGGTCTGCTCGGCCGCAGGCCGTCCGACAGCGAACTCTACATGGCGCATTTCATGGGCGTCGGCGGCGCGGCAAAACTGATCGCCAATGCCGAGGACAATCCGCAAGCGGTTGGCGCGCGGCTATTTCCCAATGCCGCATCCGCCAACCGCTCGATCTTCTACGCCAAGGATGGCCGCGCGCGCAGCGTCTCCGAGGTTTACTCGGTGCTGAACGCCCGCTACGCCAGTGCCGCGAATGCGAAATCGACGCGCAGCGCGATGGCGATGTATGGCGACACGCCGTCGACCACGCAGGTCGCCAGCGCCAATGGCGTGCAGCCCACCGCGCCGATGATCAACGGCGGCGCCTATCTCCAGACCTTCCCGGACCCACGTTCGGTGACACCCGTAGCTGCGATGTCGTCGACAACGCTGGCTGACAACACGCCGACTGCGCCTGCGTTTCGTTCGATCTACCAGCCAGGCGATGCAACGCAGCCCGTCTCAACGACGGTGCAGAAATTGTGGGGCAACAACGCCTCGCTCACATCCGCTGCCACGGCGACGCCCGACGTGCGGCCGCCGCAGCCACTCGATCTCTTCAGCGATCGCAGCGGCACCTTCTCGAGCTAG
- a CDS encoding response regulator: MFRIDFNKLRFLICDDNPHMRRILRTLLHSFGAREVYEAEDGATALEMYSHYVPDIVIADWAMPIFDGLELAQMIRQPDSKGNPYAPIIMLTGHSEKRRVTVARDAGVTEFLAKPISAKGLYQRILNVVASPRPFIKTKTYFGPDRRRNTNSAYMGPERRVGEKHEVLQQPSLLDKARSSI; encoded by the coding sequence ATGTTCCGCATAGACTTCAACAAGCTGCGTTTCCTCATTTGCGACGACAATCCGCACATGCGCCGCATCCTGCGGACGCTGCTGCATTCGTTCGGCGCACGCGAGGTCTACGAAGCCGAGGACGGCGCGACCGCGTTGGAAATGTACAGCCACTACGTGCCCGACATCGTCATTGCCGACTGGGCGATGCCGATCTTCGACGGGCTCGAGCTCGCGCAGATGATCCGGCAGCCGGACTCCAAGGGCAATCCCTACGCGCCGATCATCATGCTGACCGGACATTCCGAGAAGCGCCGCGTCACGGTTGCACGCGATGCCGGCGTCACCGAATTCCTGGCCAAGCCCATCTCGGCCAAGGGTCTCTACCAGCGCATCCTCAACGTGGTCGCCAGTCCCAGGCCCTTCATCAAGACCAAGACTTACTTCGGTCCGGACCGGCGCCGCAATACCAACTCCGCCTATATGGGCCCGGAGCGCCGCGTCGGCGAAAAGCACGAGGTGCTCCAGCAGCCCTCGCTGCTCGACAAGGCCCGCTCCTCCATCTAG
- a CDS encoding lipopolysaccharide assembly protein LapB, with the protein MRRLSMLLVPGLVALSLAAAPALTSAYAAGSDEPSSPPKSDTTTKKGKKKSSSVSDPKFLAAYRTAYTTIYDNHDYTSAIGQLKQLKRDDVADVANLIGYSYRKLGDYRSSKAYYEIALKDDPNHVRTWQYFGLWQLEQGNREQAQYHLNKIASLAGTDSSEYRSLAAALDKPTGATLVY; encoded by the coding sequence ATGCGCAGACTCTCAATGCTTCTTGTGCCGGGACTTGTCGCCCTGTCGCTGGCGGCCGCACCGGCGCTGACCAGCGCCTATGCCGCAGGTAGTGACGAGCCTTCATCGCCGCCGAAGTCGGACACCACGACCAAGAAGGGGAAGAAGAAGAGCTCTTCCGTCAGCGATCCCAAATTCCTCGCGGCCTATCGCACCGCCTACACCACGATCTACGACAATCACGACTACACGAGCGCGATTGGCCAGCTGAAGCAGCTCAAGCGTGACGACGTCGCCGACGTCGCCAATCTGATCGGCTACTCCTATCGCAAGCTCGGTGACTACCGTTCGTCGAAGGCCTACTACGAGATCGCGCTGAAGGACGATCCGAACCACGTCCGCACCTGGCAGTATTTCGGCCTCTGGCAGCTCGAGCAGGGCAACCGCGAACAGGCGCAGTACCACCTGAACAAGATCGCCTCGCTCGCCGGTACCGACAGTTCCGAGTATCGCTCGCTTGCCGCCGCGCTCGACAAGCCGACCGGTGCGACGCTGGTCTACTGA
- a CDS encoding outer membrane protein, translating to MKTILLGAAALLALAAPAAAADMQPRTYTKAPAYTPPQVIYNWTGFYIGGHVGGAFAGDSSFQSSDARFLGGVQGGFDYQFAPNWVVGVEAQYSWLPTNNNGVTFPLGTQVTSNTDQLGSVTGRIGYTWGPTLLYAKGGYAWRNGGLGVNIAGVPQAFTATGNNKDGYTVGAGLEYMFAPNWSAKAEYQYYNFGSTTITSGPADVIGVRGRDDEHTVKVGVNYRFGWGGPAASRY from the coding sequence ATGAAGACGATTTTGCTCGGTGCAGCAGCTCTGCTTGCGCTGGCCGCACCGGCGGCCGCGGCCGACATGCAGCCGCGCACCTACACCAAGGCTCCGGCCTACACACCGCCGCAGGTGATCTATAACTGGACCGGTTTCTACATCGGCGGCCACGTCGGCGGTGCCTTCGCCGGCGACAGCAGCTTCCAGTCGAGCGACGCCCGCTTCCTTGGCGGCGTGCAGGGTGGCTTCGATTACCAGTTCGCGCCCAATTGGGTGGTGGGTGTCGAGGCCCAGTATTCCTGGCTGCCGACCAACAACAACGGTGTCACGTTCCCGCTGGGGACGCAGGTGACATCCAACACCGACCAGCTCGGCTCGGTGACCGGCCGCATCGGTTACACCTGGGGACCGACGCTGCTCTACGCCAAGGGCGGCTACGCCTGGCGCAATGGCGGCCTTGGCGTCAACATCGCCGGCGTGCCACAGGCCTTCACGGCTACCGGCAACAACAAGGACGGTTACACCGTCGGCGCCGGCCTCGAATACATGTTCGCGCCAAACTGGTCGGCCAAGGCCGAGTACCAGTATTACAATTTCGGCAGCACCACGATCACGTCCGGTCCGGCCGACGTCATCGGCGTCCGCGGCCGGGATGACGAGCATACCGTCAAGGTCGGCGTGAACTATCGCTTCGGCTGGGGCGGTCCGGCAGCCTCGCGCTACTGA
- the folE gene encoding GTP cyclohydrolase I FolE, with translation MDAAIKSIRPGKPSDRQPESRPAELDPSEFLAAAVRADQPRPARAEAEAAVKTLLAYIGENTEREGLLDTPRRVVEAFDELYQGYHQCPAEVLDRTFGETAGYDDFVLVRDIEFTSQCEHHMMPFYGKAHIAYTPVERVVGLSKLARLTDIFARRLQTQEHLTAQIAAAIDEVLKPRGVAVLIEAEHTCMSVRGVAKHGASTFTSRFTGMFRDNPAEQARFLSLVRGMR, from the coding sequence ATGGACGCTGCAATCAAATCCATCCGCCCCGGCAAGCCCTCCGACCGGCAGCCCGAGAGCCGCCCGGCCGAGCTTGATCCTTCCGAATTCCTTGCGGCCGCCGTCCGCGCGGACCAGCCGCGCCCCGCGCGCGCAGAGGCGGAAGCGGCCGTGAAGACGCTGCTCGCCTATATCGGCGAGAACACCGAGCGCGAGGGTCTGCTCGACACGCCGCGCCGCGTGGTCGAGGCCTTCGACGAGCTCTATCAGGGCTACCACCAGTGCCCGGCCGAGGTGCTCGACCGCACTTTTGGCGAGACCGCCGGCTATGATGACTTCGTGCTGGTGCGCGACATCGAATTCACCTCGCAATGCGAGCATCACATGATGCCGTTCTACGGCAAGGCGCACATCGCCTATACGCCGGTGGAACGCGTCGTCGGCCTGTCGAAGCTCGCGCGCCTGACCGACATCTTCGCCCGCCGGCTCCAGACCCAGGAGCATCTGACGGCGCAGATCGCAGCCGCAATCGACGAGGTCCTGAAGCCCCGTGGCGTTGCCGTCCTGATCGAGGCCGAGCATACCTGCATGTCGGTGCGCGGCGTCGCCAAGCACGGCGCGTCCACCTTCACCAGCCGCTTCACCGGCATGTTCCGCGACAATCCGGCGGAGCAGGCCCGTTTCCTGTCCTTGGTGCGAGGCATGCGCTGA
- a CDS encoding Hpt domain-containing protein, protein MAKNSAKDIEVTAFATHHVITQPNPLRKVLRRVEEKDMDDPVGRAEQALAGLASEFKDWMATEVSRLSAAYVAIRNDGFTKERRDELFHAAHDIKGDAATFGFPAAASVAESLCRVIEHAPDLERVPAELFTHHINAILAIVHENTKLDSISVSAELSRRLRKVADDYLADVNRDRPEHLEVILAPSIVPAE, encoded by the coding sequence ATGGCGAAGAACAGCGCAAAGGACATCGAGGTCACGGCCTTCGCCACGCATCATGTCATCACGCAGCCCAATCCGCTGCGCAAGGTGCTGCGCCGGGTCGAGGAAAAGGACATGGACGATCCAGTCGGACGCGCCGAGCAGGCGCTTGCCGGCCTTGCAAGCGAGTTCAAGGACTGGATGGCGACCGAGGTCAGCCGTCTCTCGGCCGCCTACGTCGCCATCCGCAACGACGGCTTCACCAAGGAGCGCCGCGACGAGCTGTTCCACGCGGCGCACGACATCAAGGGCGATGCCGCCACGTTCGGTTTTCCGGCCGCAGCGAGCGTGGCCGAGAGCCTGTGTCGCGTCATCGAGCACGCGCCGGATCTCGAGAGGGTGCCGGCCGAGCTGTTCACGCACCACATCAACGCCATCCTCGCCATCGTGCACGAGAACACCAAGCTCGACAGCATCAGCGTCTCCGCCGAGCTCAGCCGCCGTCTGCGCAAGGTCGCCGACGACTATCTCGCCGACGTCAACCGCGACCGCCCCGAGCATCTCGAAGTGATCCTCGCGCCGAGCATCGTGCCGGCGGAGTAG
- a CDS encoding S10 family peptidase has product MVMSLPTLRRAGLALAVSAFAFAGLAFAGLAFAGLARADDPPQPRNEAAAPAGQKGGRGGNAAQASPSAAEQHRLPGDSTTKQTLDLPGRTLNFAATAGSIRVFDDKGEPLADIATTSYELDGVDRATRPVTFLFNGGPGASSAWLQFGAVGPWRLPLDGEGLSPSASPEVKPNAETWLDFTDLVFIDPVGTGYSRVIASGEDARKRFYSVDGDVNSIALVIRRWLEKHNRLTSPKFVAGESYGGIRGPKVVRQLQIQHGVGVKGLILVSPLLDFREFAGTSLLQYVATLPSYVAVAREAKGPVKRTDLADVEAYARGEFLADLVKGEADKEATNRLADKVAELTGLDPAVSRKLAGRFDVSEFRRELDRKNGMVTGRYDASVRGFDPYPDSSSSRFGDPSGDALQAPLTSAAVDVLTRKLNWRPDGSYEVLNGAVERHWDFGGGINPPQSLSELRQILATDAKLNVLVAHGLFDLATPYFGTKQALDQLPAFATQRVKFVAYPGGHMFYSRDGSRQAFRSEVEALIRE; this is encoded by the coding sequence ATGGTCATGAGCTTGCCGACGCTGCGTCGTGCCGGGCTGGCGCTGGCGGTGTCTGCTTTCGCGTTCGCAGGCTTGGCGTTTGCAGGCCTGGCGTTCGCAGGTCTCGCGCGCGCGGACGATCCGCCGCAGCCGCGCAACGAGGCAGCGGCGCCCGCGGGACAGAAGGGCGGGCGTGGCGGCAACGCAGCGCAGGCCTCACCATCGGCTGCCGAACAGCACCGTCTGCCGGGAGACTCGACCACCAAACAGACCCTCGACCTGCCGGGCCGAACGCTCAACTTCGCTGCGACCGCCGGCTCGATCCGTGTGTTCGACGACAAGGGCGAGCCGCTCGCCGATATCGCCACCACGTCCTACGAACTCGACGGTGTCGACCGTGCCACGCGCCCGGTGACATTCCTGTTCAACGGCGGGCCCGGCGCCTCGTCGGCGTGGCTTCAGTTCGGCGCGGTTGGACCATGGCGGCTGCCGCTCGACGGCGAGGGGCTGTCGCCGTCGGCCTCGCCCGAGGTGAAGCCCAACGCAGAGACATGGCTCGACTTTACCGATCTCGTCTTCATCGATCCCGTCGGCACCGGCTACAGCCGCGTCATCGCGAGTGGCGAAGACGCGCGAAAGCGGTTCTATTCGGTCGACGGCGATGTCAATTCGATTGCGCTCGTGATCCGCCGCTGGCTCGAGAAGCACAACCGGCTGACCTCGCCGAAATTCGTCGCGGGCGAGAGCTATGGCGGCATTCGCGGGCCGAAGGTCGTGCGCCAGTTGCAGATTCAGCACGGCGTCGGTGTCAAAGGGTTGATCCTGGTGTCGCCGCTCTTGGATTTCCGCGAGTTCGCGGGCACGAGCCTCCTGCAATATGTCGCGACCTTGCCGAGCTATGTGGCGGTGGCGCGCGAAGCCAAGGGGCCGGTCAAGCGCACTGATCTCGCCGACGTCGAGGCCTATGCGCGCGGCGAATTCCTGGCCGATCTCGTCAAGGGTGAGGCGGACAAGGAAGCCACCAATCGCCTGGCCGACAAGGTCGCCGAGCTGACCGGCCTCGACCCGGCGGTGAGCCGCAAGCTCGCCGGCCGCTTCGACGTCAGCGAATTCCGCCGCGAACTCGACCGCAAGAACGGCATGGTGACCGGGCGTTACGACGCCTCCGTGCGCGGCTTCGATCCCTATCCGGATTCGAGCAGTTCGCGCTTCGGGGACCCCTCAGGCGATGCGCTTCAGGCGCCGCTGACGAGTGCCGCGGTCGATGTTCTCACACGAAAACTCAACTGGCGGCCGGATGGCTCTTATGAAGTTCTCAACGGTGCCGTCGAGCGCCACTGGGACTTTGGCGGCGGCATCAACCCGCCGCAATCTTTGTCGGAGCTGCGCCAGATCCTCGCCACCGATGCGAAGCTGAACGTGCTGGTTGCGCACGGCCTGTTCGATCTCGCCACGCCCTATTTCGGAACGAAGCAGGCGCTCGACCAGTTGCCGGCTTTTGCGACCCAGCGGGTGAAATTCGTGGCCTATCCCGGCGGCCACATGTTCTATTCGCGCGACGGCTCGCGGCAGGCGTTTCGGAGCGAGGTCGAGGCGCTGATCAGGGAGTAG